TGCCAAGATTATGAACGGAGAGGAGTACTAAGCCATGAACAAGATCATCAAATACGTGCTCTACGACATCGTCAAGAGCAAAATCATTATCGCCTACACTGTTTTTCTGCTGCTGCTCTCCATCGGCTTGTTCAACCTGGGCGGCAGCCCCGACAAGGGAATCCTCAGCCTGCTGAACCTGGTGCTGCTGACGGTGCCGCTCATCAGCATCGTGTTTGCCACCACGCACTTCTACAATTCCTATGAGTTTATCGAGTTGCTGGTGGCCCAGCCCATCAACCGCCGGAAGATATTCATGAGTGAGTACTTTGGCGTGGCCTTCTCGCTGTCGGCTGCTTTTCTGGTGGGCGTGGGCATTCCGGTGCTGCTCTTCGGGGCCAGCACCACGGGCCTGTACCTGGTGCTGACGGGCATTTTCATCACCTTCATATTCGTGGCCATGGCTTTCCTGGCCTCCGTCATCACCCGCGACAAAGCCAAGGGCATCGGCATCGCGCTGCTGCTGTGGTTTTACTTCGCCCTGATATATGACGGCATCGTGCTGTTCATCCTGTACTCCTTCGGCGATTACCCCCTGGAGTACGCCACGCTGGCCATGACCGCCCTCAACCCAATAGATTTGGGCAGGATTATGGTGCTGCTGAACCTGGATGTGTCGGCGCTGATGGGCTATACCGGGGCGCTGTACAAGAGTATCTTCGGGAGCCTGTGGGGCGTTGGCCTGGCATTCGGGCTGTTGCTGGCGTGGGTGCTGGTGCCGCTGCTCAGTTCCAACCGGGTGTTCTCCAGGAGAGACCTGTAATGGACTGTGCCTGCCGGGCAGGAGTATATATAAGTAAGTGTTATTTGTTTTAGTGAGCGCAGGGCTTCTGGCCCTGCGCTCCTGATTTTGGCGGCATCTGTGCGGGGGCTTACAGCCCATCTTCCTGGTTTATCTCCCCGGCCGACGAAACAGTGTCCACCTCAAAGTTCTCGGCAGAGTCACCTTCAAGCTCTAACTGCGGGCTGATTTCCTCTCCGGCACCGATTTCTACATCCTCCTCAGTGGTCGTTTCGTTGTTGGTGCCTTCTGTCTCATTGTCAGCATTGCCGCAGGCAAACGTAAACGCTCCGAGTAATATAATCAGTAGCTTTTTCATAGATTAAACAGGTGAGTTCAGGATTCTTAGAAACGCTGTAGCGGTTTGTTTGTTTCGGTTACCGCTGCGCCGGAATTTATATATAGCTGGCAGAGAAAAGCCTCTTATGTTGCCGTCGGGAACCGTAGATTATACCAAGCACGAACGCGCTGCGGCAAAGTGTATGCCGCAACGCGTTGTATAGAAAGGCAAGGATGCAACAGAGGCCTAGGCCTGGTCAGATGCATGCCACTCAGCGAAGGAGTTTTGCGTCTCCCAGAGTTTCAGGCTGAACAGCTGGACGTTGGCGGGCATTGCACGGAGAAGCCGGGTGCTGAAGTCAGCCAGCATGTTCTCGCAGGTGGGCTGGTAGGGCGTAAGCAGCAGCTTGTGGCGCAGCCTCCGCAACGTTTCCACCAACTCCGGCGGGCTGGCTGTATGTAGCAGCAGCGCGTGGTCCACACTGTTCAGCACAGTTTCCTGCACCAGTCTTTTCAGGTCCCCAAAGTCCAGCACCATGCCATTTTTAGGGTGCGCCGCGTCTTCTAACGGAGTACCGATTACCGTTACCTCCAGCCGGTAGGAGTGCCCGTGGATGTTGCTGCAGGGGCCGTCATATCCCTGCAGCGCATGCGCCATCTCAAAAGTGAACAGGCGCGTCAGCCGGATTCTGCTCATCAGCTTTTAGACAAGGGCCGTTTTCTGCAGCCTGGCCAGCAGCAATTCTTCCTCGGCGTCCAGCAACTCATCCAGCATGATCACCTGTCGCTCCAGCTCACCTTTATATATGGCGGCCAGGTGCAGCTTGTAGTACTGGATGCCTTCCTGCAGGCTGTTCCAGAAACTTTCCAGGTATTTGTACTGCTTGTCGGTGAGGGTGAGCAGTTGCTCCTCCTTCTTGTTTTTCCAGTAGTCGATGTACATCCGCAGCTCGTTTATGAACATGTGCGGCCGGTAGGTGCCGTTCAGCGCGTTGAAGCGGCCATATATATGGCCCACCATTTCCTGCAGTTTATAGACACCCGAGAAGTACGCCAGGTTCGGGCCCGGGCAAATGGCAACGGCCTTGGTGGCTGCTTTTTTGCTGGCGGTAAACACCTGGGTACCGGCATTGGCCAGGCCGTCGCAGAGGCATTCCTTTGCCAGCACCTTAGCCTCCTCCACCAGGTAGGTCTCCGCGTCGAGCTGCTGGGCCTGCAACTGCTCCAGCTTGCGGCGCTGGTACTTGCGCGAGGCCGTGCAGATGGGCTCATCGGTGAACTCGGTGTTGGAGACGAGGTGCTTTTTGATGCACGGGCTGCCCGGTTTCCCCTGCGCGACGCGCAGTTTCTTCAGCTGCTCGCTGGAGGTGTTGCGCAGCGCGTTGAACGGCACGCCCAGCGGCGAGATGGGGCTGAGGTACAGGTCTTCTTTCTTTGCCGCCACCAGTTGCTGCAGCGTTTCCTCATCCACGGTGGTGGCCTCGGGCACCAGCAGGAACGGCGTTCCCCAGCCGGTGGCCTCCACGCCGTAGTGCTGCAGCAGGAAGTCGTGTTCCTGCGCCGTGCCGATGCCGCCCTGCACCGTGATGCGCTGTTCCGGAATCATTACTGGTACGTGCAGTCCCTTGCCTGCCAGCGCAGCGCTGAACATGCTGTATAGCTCGTTGCGCAGCGCCTCCCGGTTTTGCCTGAACTCCTCCAGTATCGGCCCGATCAGGTAGCCGTCGGTGGCGAAGGCGTGGCCGCCGCAGTTCAGCCCCGACTCAACCCGGAACTCCGATACCCACAGCCCTTTCTTCGCCAGAATTTTGCCCTGCACCAGCGCCGAGCGGTAGTCACTCACCTTGATGATGATCTTCTTGGCGAAGCCGCCTGCCGCGTCCGGCATAAAGTCCGGGAACTGCTCCATGGCGCCGAACAGGCGCATGTTCATGCCTGCCGAGAAAATGACGGCGCCGCGCACCGTGCTGTTGGCGAAGCCGCGCAGCGCCGCCGTGGCATCCGAGAATTCCTGCGGCAGCGGCTCCCCGTTCCGGTCATAGTTCGTCTTGTCCAGCTTCGTCATGATGTTCACATCGATGCTGCCGGGCTGCACCCCCGCACGGAGTTCTTTCTGTAGGTGCTCTTTTTCCTGCGCATCGGTGGTGCGCAGCATCTGCTCATATATCGCTTTCAGCGGCGCCTGGTCTGGCAGCAGGGTAAAGTATTTTGTGAGTTCGGAGTCGGGGGTGAAAGCCTCCTCCCGCAGTTTTTGTGTCTGCCGTTTCACGAGCACGTCCACCATGTCGAGGCAGGCCGTGGTGCGCCTGGCCCGGTAGTCTTCCTCTTTGGTGGGGATGGGCTGGTAAGGCAGGTTATATTGCTGGCTGTAGAAGGCGCGCATCTGCTCCAGCAGGCTGTCGTCGCTGAGGGAGAGGACGGACGAAATACCGAAACGGGCAACCTTCAGCGGCGAGTCGATGGAAAAGGCAAGGCCCATAACAGGTATATGGAACGTGTGCAAAGTGTTTGATGACATAGAAAAGGGGTTTATTACAAATATTGTTTTGAGACTTGGGAGCGGTTGGTATATAGGTTAGTGCTTGCGCCGCTGCATCTCCTGCTCCAGCAACTGGAGTTCGCGGCCCATCTGCCCGGTGATGGCGGCGTTCTCCTCCGCCCTGCGGAGCAGGTAAGGCACGGCGGTGGCCACCTCGCCGTAGGGCAGGTACTTGGAGGCATGATAGCCTGCGTCGGCCAGGTTAAAAGTGAGGTTGTCGCTCATGCCGTAGAGTTGGGCAAAGTGGACGCGCTGCCGCTGCTGCCTGGTACACTCCTTGCGGATGCGCCGGGCCAGGTAGCGGGTGCTGAACTCGTTGTGCGTGGCCGCGCAAAGCTCCAGCCGGTCGAGGTTTTCCAGGCAAATGTCGATGGCCTGGTTAAAACTGCGGTCTGTGTCCGGCTTGCTGGCGAAGACCGGGGAGGGATACCCCTTCGCCGCCGCCCGGAGCTGCTCTTTCTCGTGGTAGGCGCCGCGCACGATTTTGATGCCCAATACTACCGGTTCCTGTCTGTAGCGCTCCAGGCAGCCTTGCAGGTAGGCAACGCGGTCGGTGCGGTACAGCTGGAGCGTATTATATATCACGGCGCGCCCGTGGTTGTAGCGGAGCATCATGCGCTCGGCCAAGGCATCCATCGGGTCCTGCAGCCAGCTTTCTTCCGCGTCTATATATAGCGTGAGACCGGCCTCGGCCACGGCTTTGCAGATGGTGTCCAGGCGGTCTTCTGTTCTGGTCATCGCCTGCTGTTCCTCCGGCGCAAGCGGTATTCCCTCCTGCAGTTTCTGGAAGATGGCCTTGTGGCCGATGCCGGTGAGCTTGACGCTTAGGGAGGAAAATGTCCGGGTGTCGCGGGCCAGCTGGATGTTGCGCAGCACCTCGTCCCGCACCGCGTCAAAACCGGCCTCCGTCTCCTGGGCCTCGGCAGCATAATCCAGCACGGTGTGTACCCGCGACGCCCGCAGTTTTGCGATGACCTGCTGTGCCTCCTGCACGGTTTCGCCGCCGCAGAAGTGCCGGTACACGGTGTTGCGGATAAGGGCCTTGATGGGGAGCCCCAGCCGGAGCGCCCACACGGCCGCCAAACCGCCAGCCTTTGTCACGGCAGGCTTTCTCATCATGCGGAACAGCCAGCGCGCGAGCCGCAACTCCCTGTCCTGTTTGGAGGAGAAGGTTACCTGCAGGTTTTTCGGGTCAAAGTACCTGGCCGTAAGTTTTAAGTAAGCTGCTTTTTCCATGTCTCAATTGATTATGGTTCTACATGCCCGCCCTGGCTGTAGCTGTATGGTTTTCTCCCGCGGAATCTTAGGAAATGCAGGCAGCGCCTGCCCCCCGGAGCTGGCCTGACAGCAGCAGTGGTTTTTGGGAGTTGAAAGGTAAGCAAAGGCCGGACGCTGTTAGATGACCTGCCTCAACTGAAAAAGTGATAGATATCATTTCTAGCTGGCAGGTGCCCGGAAGGTGACGAACGGCAACGGCTCAATGACTTATGTCATTTTATATCCCCCCGGCTTGCCTTACACTTGCATGAAAATAACACGTTATGATTTCTCAGGATATAAACAGCCCGGCGCTGGTAAACCCGCTCCGGTACGATGCCTACAGAGCCCTGGTAGACGAGCTGGTGCAGGCGCAAAAGACAACAGGTGAGGAGCAGACAGCGGAGCGCATCGCATTCACCAGACTGAACCAGCAACGCATGAAGCGCGTGGAGAAGCAGTTTTCGCTCCTGCCTGAGTTAGCCGAATCACTGCGCCTCCACCAGCCCCGCTGGAAGTGGCGGGTGCTGGTGGAGGCGTGGTGCGGCGACGGTGCACAGTTGCTGCCCGCCATTGCCGCCATCGCCGCCGAAGCGCCCGGCATCGGACTCACCGTGCTGCTCCGCGACGAGAACCCCCAGCTGATGGACACCTGCCTCACCAACGGCAGCCGCGCCATCCCGATACTGATTTGCGAAGACGCCGAGACCGGCGAGCGGGTGTTCACGTGGGGGCCGCGGCCAAGAGCCATCCAGGAAAAGGTGCTGCAGTTCAAGGCCGAAAATCCGGGGGCAGACCACGAGGCATTTCTGTTGCAACTGCACACCTGGTATGCCAAAGACCGCA
This window of the Pontibacter russatus genome carries:
- a CDS encoding ABC transporter permease subunit, which gives rise to MNKIIKYVLYDIVKSKIIIAYTVFLLLLSIGLFNLGGSPDKGILSLLNLVLLTVPLISIVFATTHFYNSYEFIELLVAQPINRRKIFMSEYFGVAFSLSAAFLVGVGIPVLLFGASTTGLYLVLTGIFITFIFVAMAFLASVITRDKAKGIGIALLLWFYFALIYDGIVLFILYSFGDYPLEYATLAMTALNPIDLGRIMVLLNLDVSALMGYTGALYKSIFGSLWGVGLAFGLLLAWVLVPLLSSNRVFSRRDL
- a CDS encoding 6-pyruvoyl trahydropterin synthase family protein, which gives rise to MSRIRLTRLFTFEMAHALQGYDGPCSNIHGHSYRLEVTVIGTPLEDAAHPKNGMVLDFGDLKRLVQETVLNSVDHALLLHTASPPELVETLRRLRHKLLLTPYQPTCENMLADFSTRLLRAMPANVQLFSLKLWETQNSFAEWHASDQA
- a CDS encoding nitronate monooxygenase family protein; the encoded protein is MSSNTLHTFHIPVMGLAFSIDSPLKVARFGISSVLSLSDDSLLEQMRAFYSQQYNLPYQPIPTKEEDYRARRTTACLDMVDVLVKRQTQKLREEAFTPDSELTKYFTLLPDQAPLKAIYEQMLRTTDAQEKEHLQKELRAGVQPGSIDVNIMTKLDKTNYDRNGEPLPQEFSDATAALRGFANSTVRGAVIFSAGMNMRLFGAMEQFPDFMPDAAGGFAKKIIIKVSDYRSALVQGKILAKKGLWVSEFRVESGLNCGGHAFATDGYLIGPILEEFRQNREALRNELYSMFSAALAGKGLHVPVMIPEQRITVQGGIGTAQEHDFLLQHYGVEATGWGTPFLLVPEATTVDEETLQQLVAAKKEDLYLSPISPLGVPFNALRNTSSEQLKKLRVAQGKPGSPCIKKHLVSNTEFTDEPICTASRKYQRRKLEQLQAQQLDAETYLVEEAKVLAKECLCDGLANAGTQVFTASKKAATKAVAICPGPNLAYFSGVYKLQEMVGHIYGRFNALNGTYRPHMFINELRMYIDYWKNKKEEQLLTLTDKQYKYLESFWNSLQEGIQYYKLHLAAIYKGELERQVIMLDELLDAEEELLLARLQKTALV
- a CDS encoding proline dehydrogenase family protein, encoding MEKAAYLKLTARYFDPKNLQVTFSSKQDRELRLARWLFRMMRKPAVTKAGGLAAVWALRLGLPIKALIRNTVYRHFCGGETVQEAQQVIAKLRASRVHTVLDYAAEAQETEAGFDAVRDEVLRNIQLARDTRTFSSLSVKLTGIGHKAIFQKLQEGIPLAPEEQQAMTRTEDRLDTICKAVAEAGLTLYIDAEESWLQDPMDALAERMMLRYNHGRAVIYNTLQLYRTDRVAYLQGCLERYRQEPVVLGIKIVRGAYHEKEQLRAAAKGYPSPVFASKPDTDRSFNQAIDICLENLDRLELCAATHNEFSTRYLARRIRKECTRQQRQRVHFAQLYGMSDNLTFNLADAGYHASKYLPYGEVATAVPYLLRRAEENAAITGQMGRELQLLEQEMQRRKH
- a CDS encoding thioredoxin family protein, whose protein sequence is MISQDINSPALVNPLRYDAYRALVDELVQAQKTTGEEQTAERIAFTRLNQQRMKRVEKQFSLLPELAESLRLHQPRWKWRVLVEAWCGDGAQLLPAIAAIAAEAPGIGLTVLLRDENPQLMDTCLTNGSRAIPILICEDAETGERVFTWGPRPRAIQEKVLQFKAENPGADHEAFLLQLHTWYAKDRSEALQQDLLAKMQSIFAVHTYEPEYCI